The Homo sapiens chromosome 12 genomic scaffold, GRCh38.p14 alternate locus group ALT_REF_LOCI_1 HSCHR12_1_CTG1 DNA window CGAGGAGCTGTGAGGGTTTTTAgcatttatgtttttcattgtttAGGGGAGGAGCGGGGAAGCACGAGGAGCTGTGAGGTTTTTtagcatttctgtttttcattgtttattgttttaaagtgtgCACAAAAGTAGAAACGACAGTGTTATAAACTCCCCCGTAGCTATCATCCAGCTGTaaccattttattaatatttattaacattaatattGTGTCATCTAACTCTTCCACATTTTTTGACAGAATATTTTAACACAACTTCAAGATATCATGCATTTTACCCATAAGTACTTCTGTATGCATCTCTGacatgaacttaaaaaaaaaaaaaaaaagaagaaaagaaaagaaaaaaacagagacaaggtctcactgttttgcccaggctggagtgctgtggtacaatcatagctcactgtaatctccaactccttgggctcaagcagtcctcccacctcagccttcccagtagctgaggaccacaggcgtgcgcgCACCaggacacccagttaatttttttttttttttcaagagagagacaaggtctagctatgttgcccagcctggtcgcaaactcctgagctcaagcaatcttctctccttagcctcccaagatgCTAGGACTGCAGGCCTGAGCTAATGCGCCCGGCCATGAACATTTTGTAATACCCGCCACAGCATCGATATCTGAACGCCATATGCAGCACCTCCCTCCTGGCCCTTGAGACATCACTAGTCCCCAGAACGGACCCCTCCGTCCTACACCTCTAGGAGTCTTGCCACGTGGCCAGGACGTTCTAGGCGGTTCAGACTTTAGCTGCCCAGGAGCGCCCCCCCGCCCCCGTccattcctgggccccacccgAGTGTGGCCGGGTGACTCCACCACTCCTCAGAAGGGCTGACCACCCTTCCCCTCTGAGCCCTTCCTCCTCTCTGTCCTCGTCCTTGCAGATTGAAATGCTAGAACATAAGTACGGCGGTCACCTGGTGTCCCGGCGCGCCGCTTGCACCATCCAAACCGCCTTCCGCCAATACCAGCTCAGCAAGAACTTCGAGAAAATCCGCAACTCGCTTCTGGAGAGCCGCCTGCCACGGCGGATCTCCCTGCGCAAGGTGCGGTCACCCACGGCCGAGAGCCTGGCGGCCGAGAAAGCGCTCATGGAGGGCTACGGCCTCGTGGGGCTGCCGCTGGTGCGCTCGCCCTCCCTGCCGCCCACCTTCGCAGGCACCCTCACCGAGCTGGAGGACTCCTTCACCGAGCAGGTGCAATCCCTGGCCAAGTCCATCGACGACGCGCTCAGCACGTGGAGCCTCAAGACCATGTGCTCCCTGCGGGAGAGTGGCGCTTACCAGCTCCACCAGGCCCTGCAGGCGGCCGCGGGGCCCCCAGGCCTGGAGGCCGAGGGGCGGGCGCCGGAGAGCGCGGGCCCCGGGCCCGGGGATGACGCCGCGGAGACCCCCGGCCTGCCCCCGGCCCACAGCGGGACCCTCATGATGGCTTTCCGGGACGTCACGGTGCAGATCGCCAACCAGAACATATCCGTCTCCTCCTCCACGGCTCTGTCGGTGGCCAACTGCCTGGGCGCTCAGACGGTCCAGGCCCCCGCAGAGCCCGCGGCGGGCAAGGCCGAGCAGGGCGAGACCTCTGGGCGGGAGGCCCCGGAAGCCCCCGCCGTGGGCCGGGAGGACGCGTCAGCCGAGGACTCATGCGCAGAGGCTGCGGCTAGTGGGGCGGCGGATGGGGCCACAGCCCCCaaaacagaggaggaagaggaggaggaggagacggcggaggtggggagaggggccgaggccgaggcaggcgactTGGAGCAGCTGAGCAGCAGCAGCACGTCCACCAAGTCCGCCAAGTCAGGCTCGGAGGCGTCGGCCTCCGCCTCCAAGGACGCCCTGCAGGCCATGATCCTGAGCCTGCCGCGCTACCACTGCGAGAACCCAGCCAGCTGCAAGTCGCCCACGCTCTCCACCGACACCCTGCGCAAGCGGCTCTACCGCATCGGCCTCAACCTCTTCAACATGTAAGTCAGCCCCGGCCCCCAGCCCGGAGTCCTGGGCgtcctgggagggagggaaggaggagggcacCTTCCCTCCACCAAGCAGGGCGCCAGGTAACTTCCCACGTCATGCCAGGGTCCTCCAGGCAGGCGCATCTGTGCCGTGCCTGATCCCTGAGGTCATGTTTAGgaagtacatattttattttaatcatcctgagtttattttaagaaagattaaaggaaaaaaataacacatcAGACACATGCTTTCACAACTGTTACAGCTTAAGATGAAGCTAGGGTTTGAAAAGTAAgagaatgtaaaagaaaagacagtatTAAGTAAATAACAGTCCAGGCCGTTTGAGGATTACGCAGCAATCATTCGGGTGGATATGAAGCCAGGGAAAACGCATTAGCTCCCAGGGTTGGTGAAATGCGAggctgggtgggggagggaggagaggcgCCTCGTAAAGAATGCCGGCTGAGAGCAGGAGAGGGGAGGGCTACGAGGAAGAGAGAGTGTGAAGCAGGCAGAGGCACAGGAGAAAGAGAACAGGGGAGAAATGACCGACCGCCATAGCTCAGAGACCCCAGCGAGACCGGGACTGGTCCTGCACCGAATGTATACAGCCAGTCccaagcagaggaaaggaagCACACCTGCCCCTCCCATGGAAATGTCAGGTCCAGGAGGCAGGCACTCGCCTCCATCCTCCACTCGCCCCTTCATAACCCTGCGCCAAGAGCACATCTCCCCGGCCCTAATGCGTGTTCATTCGTTCATTCGGCTGTTATTTAttgggtgccaggcactgtgaccaCAGAGGTGAGAAGGACACATCCCCTGGCCTCAAGAGGCTCCTATTCTAGGGGAAGTAGCTACTGTTCATAGCTCACCTTACATAAAGCATCTGTAATCTTCCAGCAGTATCTACACAGAGgtattaccatgctgttttacaGAAAAGAAGCCGGCTCACACCAGTAAGGCGAAATGCACACGATGAAATAGCTAGTACTCGGCAGACCTAGGGAAAGGCGGATCTGACTCTGAACCACTCCCACTTCTGCAGTGTCTCTTCTGCATGCACATGAAAACTCATACAGACACTCATCTGCCCCAAGACAGGAATTCTTAAACTATCCATAGTGAAGAACCAGTTTTGTTCCCCCACACCCTTCTGAAAATACATTGTGGGCtaatacttttgtaaaatacaataaaaatgaggTGCTAGAAAGACAATCACATGCCTGGCTGTCCCGGAAAATGTCGAAATGCTATGGGAGGTTCTCAGTGCTTACCTTGTGTTTCTGTACTTATCTCCTCCCGGACCTGTGAGGAACAGCTCAGGGAGCAGCATGGCTTCAAAGCTTGCAAAGGGAAGAGGTGGTGTGGCGGAGGTCTCACCTCTGtttctcccaccctctctccAGGGTTGGGGCGTCTGCGGTGGGGACCTGCATATTGACAACAGGATATGGGTAGGGGGAAGGGCAGGACTGGGGTAagacccaggaggcagggacAGAGAAGGGTACTTCTCCTCCATCTGCTCTGGAATTCACTTTGTTTGCAGATCTCCCCTGTCCTCCTTCTGGTCACACACCATCCTCTGCGTGAGGACATTCAGTGGGTTGAGGCTCTGGTGAGAGAAGCTTCAATGGGGAACTGGATTTCCAAGAACCTCTGGGTACTTCTATGGGTGGAAGACAGGGAGGAAAGAGTCATGGATGGCTTCAGCTCACTCTCTActgcttctccccacccccacctccagaaACCCCGACAAGGGCATCCAGTTCCTGATCTCACGCGGCTTCATCCCGGACACCCCCATCGGTGTGGCCCATTTCCTCCTCCAGCGAAAGGGCCTCAGCCGCCAGATGATTGGAGAGttcctgggcaacagcaagaagCAGTTCAACCGCGACGTGCTGGAGTGAGTACCCCACACTCCGGGCTTTCCCCACTCCTTCCCACACCCCACCTGCCCGGGCTCTCTCTGTGAGCTCCTTGGTGAAATCCTCGCTCCAGTTCTAACAGCTTCCAGCTTCCAGATTGTCCACAGGAACCAGAATCCCCTCTTTAGCCCATCACCCCAGTGGGCCGGAGCCCTGTCTCCCGTCAGAGTCATTGATTGAGTTCGCCCCAGGCCAGGCTTCGTTTGAGGCAGCAGGGATACAGAAATGGTCCAAAGAGACAAAAAGCCCTTTCTGCCTGTCACTCTCCAGGGCAAGAGAAACCAGGAAAAGGAAAGGGCTTGTGTCAGCACTGGGGTTCATCTCTGCCTGGTGAAGAGCCCCTCAGCCCCCCTCCCCCAGGACCCTCCCATTCTCCAAGGTTCATTTTCATATCGCTGGAGGCAAAAATGTGAGACAGAAAAAAGAAGGGGTTAAACTGAGGGTTTTAGAGCAAGAAAATACTACAATTCCATAAAGATAAATCTACCAACAAAATCATGAccaaagaaaaattgtttctttaaaaccaaagaaaatggttttaaagTCCAGTAGCAGGGTGGGGACCCCCAGGGGGCTGCCTTTGCCCCCGCTCAGCCTTGATAGTGTGGACAGGCAAGAGTCTCTTCACACTCATGCCTTGTCCAGAATGGCAGGGCGGGGCTGGCGCTCCTCTGAGGCTGAGGGGCCTTGCAGCTACTCCTTCCCTGGGACATCGGCTTCAGCCCCTGCCATGCCCCCGTGCTCTTTCTGGCTTCCACTGGTCCCCGAGGTTGGCCTCCTTCTTGAAGGTCTCCATTCTTCAGGGACCCTCCCTCATTTCTCTCCCCTCTTTCTCCTTGGGGACAGTCAGCAGAAGTGTCTCCCCGGAGGCCCTGGGAAGAGCTCTCCCTTTCATCCTCGCTCCTGGAGCAGCAAGGGACTGCCAGAGAGGGTTTGGACGCTGGGGGAGTCATCCACCCAGTGGTCAGCTTCCCTGGAGTGGGAGCTTGGATATTTCACTTCTATTTATGGAGCTGTCTTGGTGCTGTGTGCCCATATTGAGAAGCCCCTGTCCTCTGGGCCTGCGTTTCCATGCCTGCAGAGTGGTGCTGGGTTGTGAGGGCTGGACCCATTGCCCTCTGAAATCCCTGTCACATTTCTAAATCCACTGACGCGGTGGTTTTCTGACTGAGTTCAATGAGTGAGGGCTGGGGTTCGCACAGGTACCTTGAAATCCCTGCACAGCCCTCAGCTGGGCAGAACTGAGTTCCTGTCCCTGACTCTTGGTGGCTTTTGACAATTTATCATCCCTCCTGGAGCTGCTGGTGGAGACGCTCTGTGGACctcaaagaggaaagagagacaaTGCTAGGCAGCGCCTCCCTCTcacctcctttctcttctccctccggcttcccttcccttccccagcaCTGCTGTGGGGGCCCATGGAGGTGCTACTGGGATCCAGGATACATCTAGGTTGCAGAAGGGGAGAGATGGCATTTCCTCACGCCCTTCCTTTTCTGTGTCCCCTAGTTGGCTCATCTCTCTGGCTTTCCTGCACTGTTGTCCCAGTCCATCCCTTCCCAAGCCAGGGTGAGGTGCTGGCCCCGTAGCCCCAGGCACCCCTGCTGTCTCTCTGCTCTGGGGGCAGGAGTGACTCTGCTTCACCCACAGGCCCTGACTgttgtctgttttcttctgtctttcccaGTCTCCATGTGGCCTGCGCCCTAAATTCTAACCTGCAAGGCCCACATTGATCTGGAGTGCTGGGAACACAGCGTTTTCCTGCAGCCCAGGTGGTGCTGAGTCGCACAATGGAAACTAATTGCCCTCTTCCCTGGGAGGCTGCGTGTATGGGCTGTGGGCTGGAGGCTTGGAGCAGTGGCTGCAAGCCTGTGCTGAGGAGGGgagctgggctgggggctgggggctgggctaaCCTTAGGTAGGGATCAGGCTTGGGATGGGTAGGGGCCAGACTCCCGCGTTGGTACACTCTTCCAGTGAGAAGAGGCAGCGTGGTGAGATAGGAGAAATAGCTGGACCCGGGCTCTGCTCCTCTGTGCTGTGTGGCTTTGGCAGgacacctctctgggcctcggtgtcctcatctgtaaaatgagagggcTGGGCGATGTGATTGCAAAAGTTTCTCCAAGTCCTGAGAATCTACCACCTTTCCCATCTCTTAGTGCATTGGTAGCACTGCCCTAAACACTGGGGCATGATTTGTCATCCTGCCAGAGCAGCCCACAGGCCCCAGGGCCGTGCTGGGGTGCCAGAGTTCATGCAGGGCAGTGCTGGGGTGCCAGAGTTCATGCAGGGCAGTGCTGGGGTGCCAGCGTTCATGCAGGGCAGTGCTGGGGTGCCAGCGTTCATGCAGGGCAGTGCTGGGGTGCCAGGGTTCATGCAGGGCAGTGCTGGGGTGCCAGGGTTCATGGGGGAATGAGTTGGCCATttgttattcattcaacaaacatcgaGCACTTATTTATTGTGTGTTGAGAATGGGGCCACGCTGGgcacccgtgtgtgtgtgtgtgtgtgtgtgtgtgtgtgtgtgtgtgtgaagaggcATGGCTCACAGTCTCAGGGAACGTACAGACCCAGGTGTGGATGGGGAGAGGTGAGAAGCAGGAGCATGGAAAGAGAGTGAGAAGAGCAAGGGGCCTCCAGCCGGAACCCTGGCTTGGGCAAGGTTGAGTGCAGAGCTAAGCCCTGATATGCCCTGGTGAAAGCCGCAATCCCTCATGCTTGATTGTGTAGCCCTGCAGGCCTGGCATGCTGACTCAGCGCCACAGAAAGGAGCCCCTCCCTGAAGTCCATAGGTCACTGACTGCCTTGCTTCTCTCCGAGGTGGAGAGGGCCCTGTCCTGcaaagggcaggagaagatggagaaGCAGAAAGTGGCAGGCACTAGCAGGGGAGGGGGGCGCTGGAGTCTTTGCATTTCCCTTCCACTCTGACTGTGTCTTCCTTACTCCCGCcggagaaaacacacacactaaCCGAGTCGCCAggtgccattttgcccaggcctGGAAGGCTTCACTGGGATTCTATACGGCTCCCCTGCCCCCGCCTGGTGACATTCAGCAAGCGGTATTCATTCTGTACAAAGCTGTTTGCCGAATAAAAGGATATAAATCACCCATCCCCTTGGAGACTAAAACAGCCCAAACCGCAGCACTCTCCCAAGAAGCAGCCGATGAGGAAGAGCCGATGAGAAAGCCTCTGAGAGGGGAAGGGTGTGCTTCCCAACCGTCAGGCCTGTGcggaaaggaagaggagggagagagcagcTGCCACCTCGGCTGCTGGTCTGTGTCTGAGCATCATGAATGCTGTGACATTTGCTTTCAGAATTCGGCCCTCAGCGCTCTTGGAAGCTGACATCTCCATCCTTTTGTATCTTATTTTCACAGAAGACACATTCCAAGAAGGAATGTATTCTTACCAGGCCTTATCAAATGACAATAATAGAAGGCATTCTGAGCTCAAAGAGCCACACCCATTCCAGTGTTTACCTGCAAAGGTTTcgcttttggtttttttgagacagagtcttgctctgttgcctggagtgcagtggtgcaaccatggctcactgcagccttaaattcccaggctcaagagaacccctcacctcagcctcctgaagagctgaaaccactggcatgtgccaccacacctggctaattgttaaatatttttgtagcgatgggggtctcactgtgttgcccagctggtctcaaactcctggcctcacacagtgctcccacctcagcctcccaaaatgctggaattacaggcatgaatcactaggcccagcctgtttgtttttagagaagaaatcagcctcagtttcctcattagtaaAATGCTGGTAAGAGTACCTGTCTCATATGAATCAAACGTTTTCAATGTACATGAAGTGCCTGATGCTTAGTAAGTTATCTGTAAATGttagctctttcttttctttttctattagagacaggatctctctttGTCACCAGGGCTActgggcagtggcatgatcaaagctCGCTGCAACTTGAACTCCCGGGCCCAAGTgctcctcctacctcggcctcctgagtagctgggactacaggctaaaTGTTAGCTATTTCATTATTATCTTTTCTACTTAAAAGCACAGACATTAGAACCCTCCACTCCCCGCCATCCCATTCCCCGCGCACAAGGAAACCTCCTCAAACATGACTCAAACTCAGGTCTACTAGGCAGACAATGAGAACTTGCTGGAACTTGCTGGGCTTTGCTGGGAAGGGGGTCAGCTCAATCTGGGGAGCATCCTGCAGCCTGAGGAAGCCCGGTCCAGAAGCTGAGAGTCACGCGGTGGCAGGCCAGCGGCAGGAGCCAGACAGCAGCCAGAGCTAGGGCCCTCTAGGGCTGGAAGCCTCTCCCTCTCGgttttcacatggctggggaattTGGCTCTGCTCTATTTCCTTTCTGAAATGTTCGCTTCAGCAGGTTTAAAGTCCAGCGGATGGGGAACGTTCCATGCTGGCTGTGAGCGGCCTCTTTCTGGCCTGGATGATTTTTTCTGGTGTGAATCCCATGCACGTGGAGAGCATTGGTGTCTACCATCTCCATGAAATGCAGGAAGGCAGCTTCTGGGTTGAGCTGCCGGAAGAAAGCTTCCTGGGTGTTCCTTCCCTCCACTGCGTCTGCTCCATCCTTTGTTAAATTCCAAGACATATCAGGGTTTGACGTTTGGGtcagatttcattattttatttccatggaAATATGTTGGCCAGAGTATAACAGATTTGTTCTTCTTAGAGGACGTTTAGAAATGAAGACAGATTGTCTGTCAAATTCAACAGTCTGGAAGGCTCTGGCCTTTCATTGCTAGGAAGAAATCATTTGAGAATGTCCTGCCCACATTGCTGTGTATAATCTCAGTTACCTTATTCCTGAGGAATTCCCATGAGGAAGGGGAGAGCAGGCTGGGGCCCAGGCAGACCTTATGTGTCCGGAGGAGATAAaaagaggcccaggcagggattgtggctcacacctgtggtcgcagcactttgggaggccaaggcatcagaatcacttgaacctaggaggttaGGGCTACTGTGAGCTCttacggcaccactgcactccagcctgggcaaaagagacctcatctctacaaaaaaattttttttaagtagccaggtgtggtggcgggcacctgtggtcccagctactcgggaggccaaggcaggggaatcacttgagcccaggagatggaaactgcagtgagttgtgaccgtgccactgcactctagcctggaagcctggacaacagagtgggagcctgtctcaaaaaagaagaaagaaagagagaaagagagagagagaggagagtgggaggaagggagggagggagggaggaggaagaaagagagagatagatagagagagacagagacccagTGCAGGCAGGCAGGAATAGAAGAGTTAGGGTCATTTCCACTGCTTTGGAAACGGTACACTGCCAGCACCAGAAGGCTGGAAGGAGAACATCTTCAAAAGTGGTGTCTTTGGGGTTATGGCCTTGACCCTTCACCTCTCCActctctcctgccccactcccaCCACAGATAGACAAGGGATTCTCCTGAACAGTCAACAGTTGTGAGAGTTTAAGACCTACTTACTTCTGTAGCTGGAGACCTTGGGACCTTCAGTCCAGGATTGAGACTCCCTTTGGCTTCGTCACTTTGGCATATAAATTggacttttatataaaaatggacCTACCTGCCACCCAGTCCTCCCCTGACTACTCAGGCCTTTGCTCTGGAGGAGTCAGTCTCCTCTGTGTGATAGCTGTGGCTGCAACAGGCCACTCGGACGTGGGCCTTCTAGAAGGGTCTTCCGGGGTGTCACTGTCTCCAGGGCAGGGCTGTCATATCTCCAGGAGGGCCGTTTGTGACCAAGCAGGCCGTGAAATATTATGCCAGCTCACACAGATCAGCATGTGCTGTGTGCCACAGGTGCTGTTCTGAGAGGCTTACATGCAAAACCTCGTTCCATCTTCACAGCGACTCCGGGAGGGACGTGCTGCTAATCTGTACCCAATGAAGGcactgaggaacagagaggttGGGGAGCTTGCCCACAGTCACAGAGCTGATCAGTGGCTGAGGTCTGAAGCCAGGCACAATGACTCATCACCTGAGCCCTTAACCCTGCACCATCCAGCCTCCGTGCGTCATTCCAGGACCCCTGTGGTCCGGTTGCTCTCACAGTCCTTGTCAGTCCCCCATCATGAATCATGACACTGAAGACCCCTTAGACAATCAGCTGGTCCAGCCCTCTCATTTTACCCTGgcagaaactgaggccctggggAAAAGAAATGACTAGTCTCCTGGCCAGCGGCAGAGAAATTGAACAAAATCAGGTACTCTCCCACCTCTTACCTTGGCGTTATTTGCTATGCCCCGATCCTCTCAATTTGGGAAGAAAGCACAGCTGAGAAACTGATTCGTAAGTCTCAAGAGGTCTGAGCCAGATTTAGCTTCCTCTCTCTGGTGCATGTATATCTTAAAGGGCCGACGGATGGCTGTCTAATGATACAATTCCAGGCAGAATTAGtcggtggggcagggaggggtccTGTCCACTGACAGGCGGGTCAGCCCACACCTAATGAAAATGATCATGTATTAAGCCCTGTTGTATACCAGGAACTTCACACCCACTGCCTCCTTTAACACTCATAACACCCCTGCCCAGTAGATGTTCTCAGTGTTGTCTCCATTCTCAAGGTGAGGAAATGAGCCACCAAGAGGCTCCATGACTTGAAGTAACAGCTCCACGGCCTTTTCTTAATCCACCCACTGTTATTGGCATAGAGCAGTGCTTCCAAAaggtggtccctggaccagcagcgtCAGCTtcacctggaagcttgttagCAATGCAAAC harbors:
- the IQSEC3 gene encoding IQ motif and SEC7 domain-containing protein 3 isoform 2 (isoform 2 is encoded by transcript variant 2) → MLEHKYGGHLVSRRAACTIQTAFRQYQLSKNFEKIRNSLLESRLPRRISLRKVRSPTAESLAAEKALMEGYGLVGLPLVRSPSLPPTFAGTLTELEDSFTEQVQSLAKSIDDALSTWSLKTMCSLRESGAYQLHQALQAAAGPPGLEAEGRAPESAGPGPGDDAAETPGLPPAHSGTLMMAFRDVTVQIANQNISVSSSTALSVANCLGAQTVQAPAEPAAGKAEQGETSGREAPEAPAVGREDASAEDSCAEAAASGAADGATAPKTEEEEEEEETAEVGRGAEAEAGDLEQLSSSSTSTKSAKSGSEASASASKDALQAMILSLPRYHCENPASCKSPTLSTDTLRKRLYRIGLNLFNINPDKGIQFLISRGFIPDTPIGVAHFLLQRKGLSRQMIGEFLGNSKKQFNRDVLDCVVDEMDFSSMELDEALRKFQAHIRVQGEAQKVERLIEAFSQRYCMCNPEVVQQFHNPDTIFILAFAIILLNTDMYSPNIKPDRKMMLEDFIRNLRGVDDGADIPRELVVGIYERIQQKELKSNEDHVTYVTKVEKSIVGMKTVLSVPHRRLVCCSRLFEVTDVNKLQKQAAHQREVFLFNDLLVILKLCPKKKSSSTYTFCKSVGLLGMQFQLFENEYYSHGITLVTPLSGSEKKQVLHFCALGSDEMQKFVEDLKESIAEVTELEQIRIEWELEKQQGTKTLSFKPCGAQGDPQSKQGSPTAKREAALRERPAESTVEVLINASPARLTILPISRDTIKSYC